The following proteins are encoded in a genomic region of Variovorax paradoxus:
- a CDS encoding PAS domain-containing sensor histidine kinase: MPLSSPLAVARSAVNASPLSWWRRWWRRQTPVLQDAVAMLAPIAAVLLFLAAIVSAFWYLRTEEVEREQESVRRDVEYAQQRMRLRLLERQEQLMRIARDASNREIDPVEFASRAESLVSQFPELQTVTWIDDRRRFKAGYSAPSVHPAQQHLIGDVLRPGDIESNYALARELRQPVFSQPAAGGDPTAMLQLHIPLFDQGLFAGVVLGEFSIDGLLRYGMPSEVQARYAVSLLDAKGNPIAGNTTSPREGGTRLLPWSERTNEYEVPVSPVGNALVLRAQAYRTSQGVVGNGLFWLVCALSVLTSWMLIGTWRHTRRRQQAQQRLVAETNFRRAMENSMLTGMRVLDLQGRITYVNAAFCAMTGWSEAELVGQAPPFPYWLESDREVMNERLEEELHGRALPGGFQVRVKRKNGSVFNARLYVSPLIDARGHQTGWMTSMTDITEPTRIREQLSASYERFTTVLEALDAAVSVAPIGSEELLFANKLYRLWFGSDTVGHLGMVAQAGVPASNAHDEGLDDVDPYAGLPIDTLTAAQTANNEIFVPHLGKWLEVRSRYLTWVDGRLAQLVIATDITPRRDAEEQAAAQADRAQAASRLITMGEMASSVAHELNQPLTAITNYCNGMMSRIKGQTIETDALLAALEKTSKQAQRAGQIIQRIRSFVKRSEPNRTAADVATMVSEAVELAGIELRRRNVRLNHYVAARLPVVRVDPILIEQVMVNLLKNAAEAIDIAERPLARRSVELRVLPKTIEGHNAIEFSVQDTGKGLAPEVMDRLYEAFFSTKPEGMGIGLNLCRTIVESHRGRMQAENIYNGPDVIGCRFSFWIPVLDAPSSVASDEAKVPA, encoded by the coding sequence ATGCCTCTTTCCTCTCCGCTGGCGGTGGCCCGCAGCGCCGTGAATGCGTCCCCTCTTTCCTGGTGGCGCCGCTGGTGGCGCCGGCAGACGCCGGTGCTGCAGGATGCGGTCGCCATGCTCGCGCCGATTGCGGCGGTGCTGCTGTTCCTGGCCGCCATCGTTTCGGCGTTCTGGTACCTGCGCACCGAGGAAGTCGAGCGCGAGCAGGAGTCGGTGCGGCGGGATGTCGAGTACGCGCAGCAGCGCATGCGCCTGCGCCTGCTCGAACGCCAGGAACAGCTGATGCGCATCGCGCGCGATGCATCGAACCGCGAGATCGATCCGGTCGAGTTCGCGAGCCGCGCAGAATCGCTGGTGAGCCAGTTTCCCGAATTGCAGACGGTCACGTGGATCGACGACCGCCGCCGCTTCAAGGCCGGCTATTCCGCGCCGAGCGTGCATCCCGCGCAGCAGCACCTCATCGGCGACGTGCTGCGCCCGGGCGATATCGAGAGCAACTACGCACTGGCGCGCGAACTGCGCCAGCCGGTTTTTTCTCAGCCGGCGGCCGGCGGGGACCCCACGGCCATGCTGCAGCTGCATATTCCGCTGTTCGACCAGGGCCTGTTCGCGGGCGTGGTACTGGGCGAGTTTTCGATCGACGGCCTGCTGCGTTACGGCATGCCCTCGGAGGTGCAGGCGCGCTATGCGGTGTCGCTGCTCGACGCCAAGGGCAACCCGATCGCCGGCAACACCACCAGCCCGAGGGAAGGCGGCACGCGCCTCCTGCCCTGGTCCGAAAGAACCAATGAGTACGAAGTGCCAGTGTCGCCCGTGGGCAACGCGCTTGTGCTGCGGGCGCAGGCCTACCGCACCTCGCAAGGCGTGGTCGGCAATGGCTTGTTCTGGCTGGTCTGCGCGCTCAGCGTGCTCACCAGCTGGATGCTGATCGGCACCTGGCGGCACACCCGGCGGCGCCAGCAGGCGCAGCAGCGCCTGGTCGCCGAAACCAATTTCCGGCGCGCCATGGAAAACTCCATGCTGACCGGCATGCGCGTGCTCGACCTGCAAGGGCGCATCACCTACGTGAACGCCGCTTTCTGCGCCATGACGGGATGGAGCGAAGCCGAACTGGTGGGCCAGGCGCCGCCCTTCCCCTACTGGCTGGAGTCGGACCGCGAAGTCATGAACGAGCGGCTCGAGGAAGAACTGCATGGACGCGCCCTGCCCGGCGGCTTCCAGGTGCGCGTGAAGCGCAAGAACGGCAGCGTGTTCAATGCCCGCCTCTATGTGTCGCCGCTGATCGACGCGCGCGGCCACCAGACCGGCTGGATGACGTCGATGACCGACATCACCGAGCCTACGCGCATCCGCGAGCAGTTGTCGGCGTCGTACGAGCGCTTCACCACGGTGCTGGAGGCCCTCGATGCCGCGGTGTCGGTGGCCCCCATCGGCAGCGAGGAACTGCTGTTCGCGAACAAGCTGTACCGGCTCTGGTTCGGCTCCGACACCGTCGGCCACCTGGGCATGGTGGCGCAAGCTGGCGTGCCCGCCTCGAACGCGCACGACGAAGGCCTGGACGACGTCGACCCCTATGCCGGCCTGCCGATCGATACGTTGACCGCCGCCCAGACCGCCAACAACGAAATCTTCGTGCCGCATCTGGGCAAATGGCTCGAAGTGCGTTCGCGCTATCTCACCTGGGTCGACGGGCGGCTGGCCCAGCTCGTGATTGCCACTGACATCACGCCGCGCCGCGATGCCGAGGAGCAAGCCGCCGCCCAGGCCGATCGCGCCCAGGCCGCGAGCCGCCTGATCACCATGGGCGAAATGGCATCCAGCGTGGCGCATGAGCTCAACCAGCCGCTGACGGCCATCACCAACTACTGCAACGGGATGATGTCGCGCATCAAGGGGCAGACGATCGAGACTGACGCGCTGCTCGCGGCGCTCGAAAAAACCTCCAAGCAGGCGCAGCGCGCAGGCCAGATCATTCAGCGCATCCGCTCCTTCGTGAAGCGCAGCGAGCCCAACCGCACGGCCGCCGACGTGGCCACCATGGTGAGCGAGGCCGTGGAACTGGCGGGCATCGAACTGCGGCGACGCAATGTGCGGCTCAATCACTACGTGGCCGCGCGACTGCCGGTGGTGCGGGTCGACCCGATCCTGATCGAGCAGGTGATGGTCAATCTGCTGAAGAACGCCGCCGAGGCGATCGACATTGCCGAGCGCCCGCTGGCACGCCGGAGCGTCGAGCTGCGCGTGCTGCCCAAGACGATCGAGGGTCACAACGCCATCGAATTCTCGGTGCAGGACACCGGCAAGGGCTTGGCCCCGGAAGTGATGGACCGGCTCTACGAGGCCTTCTTCTCCACCAAGCCCGAAGGCATGGGCATCGGGCTGAATCTCTGCCGAACCATCGTCGAATCGCACCGCGGACGGATGCAGGCGGAGAACATCTACAATGGTCCGGATGTGATCGGATGCCGTTTTTCCTTCTGGATTCCGGTGTTGGATGCTCCCAGTTCCGTAGCAAGCGACGAGGCAAAGGTACCTGCATGA
- the aceE gene encoding pyruvate dehydrogenase (acetyl-transferring), homodimeric type, producing the protein MSANPENLFGSAANDADAQETREWMDALSSVIQSEGPERAHFLLEQLLEHARQHSIDKPFSANTAYVNTIEPDQEERCPGNLEIEERLRAYMRWNAMAMVVKANRHHPAEGGDLGGHIGSFASLANMFGAGFNHFWHAESENHGGDCLYIQGHVSPGIYARAYLEGRLTEEQLLNFRQEVDGKGLSSYPHPKLMPEFWQFPTVSMGLGPLMAIYQARFLKYLHARGIANTENRKVWVFCGDGEMDEVESMGAIGLAAREKLDNLIFVINCNLQRLDGPVRGNGKIIQELEGEFRGSGWNVIKLIWGNGWDQLLARDKDGALRKIMMETNDGDYQAFKANDGAYVRKHFFGRDPRTLEMVSKMSDDDIWQLRRGGHDSQKVYAAFDAAVKHEGQPTVLLIKTVKGFGMGKIGEGKNNVHQTKKLSDEDIMAFRDRFNIPIPDSKIADLPFYKPADDTPEMKYLHERRKALGGYLPHRRTKADEAFTVPSLDVFKSVMEPTAEGREISTTQAYVRFLTQLLRDKALGPRVVPILVDEARTFGMEGLFRQIGIYNPAGQQYTPVDKDQVMYYKEDKAGQILQEGINEAGGMSSWIAAATSYSTNNRIMVPFYVYYSMFGFQRIGDLAWAAGDMQARGFLLGGTSGRTTLNGEGLQHEDGHSHILANTIPNCVSYDPTFAHEVGVILHHGLKRMVEKQDNVYYYLTLLNENYAMPGLQPGTEEQIIKGMYLSKQGPALKAKAPAVQLLGSGTILRESFAAQELLEKDWGVSASVWSCPSFNELTRDGQDADRWNLLHPDQTPRESFVSQQLSPTTGPVIASTDYMKAYAEQIRPFIPKGRTYKVLGTDGFGRSDFRNKLREHFEINRHYIVVAALKALSEDGTVPVAKVVEAIKKYGINVDKVNPLYA; encoded by the coding sequence ATGTCGGCAAATCCAGAGAACCTGTTCGGCTCGGCCGCGAATGACGCGGACGCCCAGGAAACCCGTGAATGGATGGATGCCCTGTCCTCCGTGATTCAAAGCGAGGGGCCTGAGCGGGCCCACTTCCTTCTGGAGCAGCTGCTCGAACATGCCCGGCAGCACAGCATCGACAAGCCGTTCTCGGCGAATACAGCCTACGTCAACACCATCGAGCCCGACCAGGAAGAGCGTTGCCCCGGCAATCTCGAGATCGAGGAGCGCCTGCGCGCCTACATGCGCTGGAATGCCATGGCGATGGTGGTCAAGGCCAACCGCCACCATCCCGCCGAAGGCGGCGACCTCGGCGGCCACATCGGCTCCTTCGCCTCGCTGGCCAACATGTTCGGCGCGGGCTTCAACCACTTCTGGCACGCCGAGAGCGAAAACCACGGCGGCGACTGTCTCTACATCCAGGGCCACGTATCGCCCGGCATCTACGCCCGCGCCTACCTGGAAGGCCGCCTGACCGAAGAGCAGCTGCTCAACTTCCGCCAGGAAGTCGACGGCAAGGGCCTGTCGAGCTATCCGCATCCGAAGCTGATGCCCGAGTTCTGGCAGTTTCCCACCGTATCGATGGGCCTTGGCCCGCTGATGGCCATCTACCAGGCGCGCTTCCTCAAATACCTGCACGCCCGCGGCATCGCGAATACGGAGAACCGCAAGGTCTGGGTGTTCTGCGGCGACGGCGAAATGGACGAAGTCGAATCGATGGGCGCCATCGGCCTCGCAGCGCGCGAGAAGCTCGACAACCTGATCTTCGTGATCAACTGCAACCTGCAGCGCCTGGACGGCCCGGTGCGCGGCAACGGCAAGATCATCCAGGAACTCGAGGGCGAATTCCGCGGCTCGGGCTGGAACGTCATCAAGCTGATCTGGGGCAACGGCTGGGACCAGCTGCTCGCGCGCGACAAGGACGGCGCGCTGCGCAAGATCATGATGGAGACCAACGACGGCGACTACCAGGCCTTCAAGGCCAACGACGGCGCCTACGTTCGCAAGCATTTCTTCGGCCGCGACCCGCGTACGCTCGAAATGGTTTCCAAGATGAGCGACGACGACATCTGGCAACTGCGCCGCGGCGGCCACGACTCGCAGAAGGTCTATGCGGCCTTCGACGCGGCCGTGAAGCATGAAGGCCAGCCCACGGTGCTCCTGATCAAGACGGTCAAGGGCTTCGGCATGGGCAAGATCGGGGAGGGCAAGAACAACGTCCACCAGACCAAGAAGCTCAGCGACGAAGACATCATGGCCTTCCGCGACCGCTTCAACATTCCGATTCCGGACAGCAAGATCGCCGACCTGCCGTTCTACAAGCCGGCCGACGACACGCCGGAAATGAAGTACCTGCACGAGCGCCGCAAGGCTCTCGGCGGCTACCTGCCGCACCGCCGCACCAAGGCCGACGAGGCGTTCACGGTGCCGTCGCTCGACGTCTTCAAGTCGGTGATGGAGCCCACGGCCGAAGGCCGCGAGATCTCGACCACGCAAGCCTACGTTCGCTTCCTTACGCAGTTGCTGCGCGACAAGGCGCTGGGCCCGCGCGTCGTGCCCATCCTGGTGGACGAGGCGCGCACTTTCGGCATGGAAGGGTTGTTCCGCCAGATCGGCATCTACAACCCCGCAGGCCAGCAGTACACCCCGGTCGACAAGGACCAGGTCATGTACTACAAGGAAGACAAGGCCGGCCAGATCCTGCAGGAAGGCATCAACGAAGCCGGCGGCATGTCCAGCTGGATTGCCGCGGCCACCTCGTACAGCACCAACAACCGCATCATGGTGCCGTTCTACGTGTACTACTCGATGTTCGGCTTCCAGCGCATCGGCGACCTGGCCTGGGCGGCCGGCGACATGCAGGCCCGCGGCTTCCTGCTCGGCGGCACCTCGGGGCGCACCACGCTGAACGGCGAAGGCCTGCAGCACGAAGACGGCCACAGCCACATCCTGGCCAACACCATCCCGAACTGCGTGAGCTACGACCCGACCTTCGCGCACGAAGTCGGCGTGATCCTGCACCATGGCTTGAAGCGCATGGTCGAGAAGCAGGACAACGTCTATTACTACCTGACGCTGCTCAACGAGAACTACGCGATGCCCGGCCTGCAGCCCGGCACCGAAGAGCAGATCATCAAGGGCATGTACCTGTCGAAGCAGGGCCCGGCACTGAAGGCCAAGGCACCGGCGGTTCAACTGCTGGGCAGCGGCACCATCCTGCGCGAAAGCTTTGCCGCGCAAGAGCTGCTCGAGAAGGACTGGGGCGTGTCCGCCTCGGTGTGGAGCTGCCCGAGCTTCAACGAGCTCACGCGCGACGGCCAGGATGCCGACCGCTGGAACCTGCTGCACCCGGACCAGACGCCGCGCGAATCCTTCGTGTCGCAGCAACTGTCGCCGACCACCGGTCCGGTGATCGCGTCGACCGACTACATGAAGGCCTACGCGGAACAGATTCGCCCCTTCATTCCGAAGGGCCGTACCTACAAGGTGCTGGGCACCGACGGCTTCGGCCGCAGCGACTTCCGCAACAAGCTGCGCGAGCACTTCGAAATCAACCGCCACTACATCGTCGTCGCCGCGCTCAAGGCGCTCTCCGAAGACGGTACGGTACCGGTGGCCAAGGTGGTCGAGGCGATCAAGAAGTACGGCATCAATGTCGACAAGGTCAACCCGCTCTACGCCTGA
- the aceF gene encoding dihydrolipoyllysine-residue acetyltransferase, which translates to MAAVEVKVPDIGDFDEVAVIEVLVKVGDTVKAEQSLITVESDKASMEIPSSTAGVVKEIKVEVGGKVKEGSVVLVLEAEGAAAAPASAPAAAAAAAPAPAAAPAPAAAPAASGPVEIKVPDIGDFKDVAVIELLVKPGDTIAADQSLITVESDKASMEIPSSAAGVLKELKVKVGDTVNIGDLIAILEGSAGAAPAPAQAAAAAPAAATASAPAPAAASPAPAASPAAAAAPHDPTTAPTGTLPHASPSVRKFARELGVPLEEVKGSGPKGRITQEDVQGFTKAVMSGQASTKASAAKAPAGGGSADGAALGLIPWPKVDFTKFGPVERKDLSRIKKLSGANLHRNWVMIPHVTNNDEADITELEAFRVSTNKENEKSGVKVTMLAFVIKAVVAALKKFPDFNASLDGDQLVYKQYFNVGFAADTPNGLVVPVLKDADKKGILQISAEMGELAKKARDGKLGSADMQGGCMSISSLGGIGGTHFTPIINAPEVAILGLSKGQMKPVWDGKQFVPRLTLPLSLSYDHRVIDGALAARFNAYLGQVLADYRRILL; encoded by the coding sequence ATGGCAGCAGTGGAAGTCAAGGTGCCGGACATCGGCGATTTCGATGAAGTCGCGGTGATCGAGGTGCTGGTGAAGGTGGGCGACACGGTCAAGGCCGAGCAGTCGCTCATCACGGTGGAATCGGACAAGGCGTCGATGGAGATTCCGTCGTCAACCGCCGGTGTGGTGAAAGAAATCAAGGTCGAGGTCGGCGGCAAGGTGAAAGAGGGCTCCGTGGTCCTCGTGCTCGAAGCCGAGGGTGCTGCCGCGGCACCGGCTTCGGCGCCTGCAGCGGCTGCTGCTGCCGCCCCGGCGCCAGCAGCGGCGCCTGCGCCGGCTGCCGCCCCCGCGGCCTCCGGTCCGGTCGAGATCAAGGTGCCGGACATCGGTGACTTCAAGGACGTCGCGGTCATCGAGCTGCTGGTGAAACCCGGCGACACGATTGCGGCCGATCAGTCGCTGATCACGGTGGAGTCGGACAAGGCCTCGATGGAAATTCCGTCGTCGGCTGCCGGCGTGCTGAAGGAACTGAAGGTCAAGGTCGGCGACACGGTCAACATCGGTGATTTGATCGCGATCCTGGAAGGTTCGGCAGGCGCGGCACCTGCGCCTGCGCAAGCTGCTGCAGCCGCCCCGGCCGCGGCAACCGCCAGCGCCCCCGCGCCGGCCGCTGCTTCGCCGGCACCTGCCGCAAGCCCGGCAGCCGCTGCTGCGCCGCACGATCCCACCACGGCACCGACCGGCACGCTGCCGCATGCCTCCCCCTCGGTGCGCAAGTTCGCGCGCGAACTCGGCGTGCCGCTCGAGGAGGTCAAGGGCTCCGGTCCCAAGGGCCGCATCACCCAGGAAGACGTCCAGGGCTTCACCAAGGCCGTGATGAGCGGCCAGGCCAGCACCAAGGCCTCGGCAGCCAAGGCGCCGGCCGGCGGCGGCAGCGCGGACGGTGCGGCATTGGGCCTCATCCCCTGGCCCAAGGTCGACTTCACGAAGTTCGGCCCGGTCGAGCGCAAGGACCTCTCGCGCATCAAGAAGCTCAGCGGTGCCAACCTGCACCGCAACTGGGTGATGATTCCGCACGTCACCAACAACGACGAAGCCGACATCACCGAGCTCGAAGCCTTCCGCGTCTCTACCAACAAGGAAAACGAGAAGTCGGGCGTCAAGGTCACGATGCTGGCCTTCGTGATCAAGGCCGTGGTTGCGGCGCTCAAGAAGTTCCCTGACTTCAACGCCAGCCTCGACGGCGACCAGCTCGTCTACAAGCAGTACTTCAACGTCGGCTTTGCGGCCGACACGCCCAACGGGCTCGTGGTGCCGGTGCTGAAGGATGCCGACAAGAAGGGCATCCTGCAGATCAGCGCCGAGATGGGCGAACTCGCCAAGAAGGCGCGCGACGGCAAGCTCGGTTCGGCCGACATGCAGGGCGGCTGCATGTCGATCAGCTCGCTGGGCGGTATCGGCGGCACGCACTTCACGCCCATCATCAACGCCCCCGAAGTGGCCATCCTCGGCCTCTCGAAGGGCCAGATGAAGCCGGTGTGGGACGGCAAGCAGTTCGTGCCGCGCCTGACGCTGCCGCTGTCGCTGTCGTACGACCACCGCGTGATCGATGGTGCCCTGGCTGCGCGCTTCAACGCCTATTTGGGGCAAGTGCTCGCGGACTACCGTCGAATCCTGTTATGA
- a CDS encoding MFS transporter: MTTVVAVRKGGQVTMAADSLVTFGDTRLSHRAEANQKIFTVEDAAGQSLFAVAGAAAHFLVLQHALAAQPREALLFGSKHEIFRTFTLLHPVLKDAFFMQTKEDEHEPYESSQFTMLMANASGIYGIYSYREVFEFKQFWAIGSGRSFALGAMHAAYDIKSRTSRDVAEAGIAAACEFDRNSAPPVDVLTLKLKVSK, translated from the coding sequence ATGACCACCGTAGTGGCCGTCCGCAAAGGCGGCCAGGTCACGATGGCGGCCGATTCGCTGGTGACCTTCGGCGATACGCGGCTTTCGCACCGCGCCGAAGCGAATCAGAAGATCTTCACGGTCGAGGATGCGGCGGGGCAGAGCCTGTTTGCCGTGGCCGGGGCCGCTGCGCACTTCCTGGTGCTGCAGCATGCGCTGGCTGCGCAGCCGCGCGAGGCGCTGCTGTTCGGCAGCAAGCACGAGATCTTCCGCACCTTCACGCTGTTGCATCCGGTGCTGAAAGACGCGTTCTTCATGCAGACCAAGGAAGACGAGCATGAGCCCTACGAGTCGAGCCAGTTCACGATGCTGATGGCCAATGCGAGCGGCATCTACGGCATCTACAGCTACCGCGAGGTGTTCGAGTTCAAGCAGTTCTGGGCCATCGGCTCGGGACGCAGCTTTGCGCTCGGCGCCATGCACGCGGCCTATGACATCAAGTCGCGCACGTCGCGCGACGTGGCGGAGGCAGGAATTGCCGCCGCCTGCGAATTCGATCGCAATTCGGCCCCCCCGGTCGACGTTCTCACACTCAAACTGAAAGTGTCCAAATGA
- a CDS encoding C40 family peptidase, translated as MRFFVLPASLLFAVAVQAAPQQDRTDDELARLLADKGLIGQLQQVRQTVTERTSDLVVTAIGFLGVPYRRGGNSAESGFDCSGFVRAMYNQTVGHLLPRRAEEQAAATEKIDRSQLKPGDLVFFNTMRRAFSHVGIYVGEGKFIHSPRTGAQVRVEDMNGSYWSRRFDGARRVLGGAPNDEVKAAAVAATRTGD; from the coding sequence ATGCGTTTTTTCGTCCTACCCGCTTCCCTCCTGTTTGCCGTCGCCGTCCAGGCCGCTCCTCAACAGGACCGAACCGATGACGAACTGGCTCGCTTGCTTGCCGACAAGGGTCTGATCGGGCAACTCCAGCAGGTCCGTCAAACCGTCACCGAACGAACTTCCGACCTGGTGGTCACTGCCATCGGCTTCCTCGGCGTGCCCTACCGCCGCGGCGGCAACTCGGCGGAGTCCGGCTTCGATTGCAGCGGCTTCGTTCGCGCCATGTACAACCAGACGGTCGGCCACCTGCTTCCGCGCCGCGCCGAAGAGCAGGCAGCCGCCACCGAGAAGATCGACCGCAGCCAGCTCAAGCCTGGTGATCTCGTTTTCTTCAACACCATGCGCCGTGCCTTCAGCCATGTCGGCATCTACGTCGGCGAAGGCAAGTTCATCCATTCGCCGCGCACAGGCGCCCAGGTGCGGGTGGAAGACATGAACGGCAGCTACTGGAGCCGCAGGTTCGATGGGGCGCGCCGCGTGCTTGGTGGCGCACCCAATGACGAGGTCAAGGCCGCAGCCGTCGCCGCGACCCGCACCGGCGACTGA
- a CDS encoding PQQ-dependent sugar dehydrogenase yields the protein MAQTRSETISSGLENPWGLTFLPGGRFVVTERPGRLRVIAADGKIGAPVSGLPAIAAGGQGGLLDVLADSAFEKNRTLYFCFSEPEAGGSANGTALARAQLSEDGARLENLRIIFSQQPKVASRNHFGCRIVEARDGNLFLTLGDRFSRKEDAQKLDSHLGKVVRIAKDGTVPKDNPFVGKAGALPEIWSYGHRNGQGAALAPDGRFWMTEHGPQGGDEINVPQAGRNYGWPVITYGENYGGGKIGDGITAKEGMEQPLHYWVPSIAPSGMAFLSSDRYGAGWKGNLFVGSLKFGYLDRIELKDGKVVAEHKLLADGRARIRDVKQGPDGWLYVLTDESEGKLLRLRPN from the coding sequence ATGGCGCAAACGCGTTCCGAAACCATTTCGTCCGGCCTCGAGAACCCTTGGGGGCTGACCTTTCTGCCGGGCGGCCGTTTCGTGGTGACCGAGCGACCGGGTCGTTTGCGGGTGATCGCTGCGGATGGAAAGATCGGCGCGCCGGTCTCCGGACTGCCCGCCATCGCGGCAGGCGGCCAGGGCGGCTTGCTCGACGTGCTGGCCGATTCGGCCTTCGAAAAGAACCGCACGCTGTATTTCTGCTTTTCCGAACCCGAGGCCGGGGGCTCCGCCAACGGCACTGCGCTGGCTCGCGCGCAGCTCTCCGAAGACGGTGCGAGGCTGGAGAACCTGCGGATCATCTTCAGCCAGCAGCCCAAGGTGGCCAGCCGCAATCACTTCGGCTGCCGCATCGTCGAGGCGCGCGATGGCAATCTGTTTCTCACGCTGGGTGACCGGTTCAGCCGCAAGGAAGATGCGCAGAAGCTCGATAGCCATCTGGGGAAGGTCGTGCGCATCGCCAAGGATGGCACCGTGCCCAAGGACAACCCGTTCGTCGGCAAGGCGGGTGCGCTGCCCGAAATCTGGAGTTACGGCCATCGCAATGGCCAGGGCGCGGCGCTTGCGCCCGACGGCCGTTTCTGGATGACGGAGCATGGTCCGCAAGGCGGCGACGAAATCAATGTCCCGCAGGCCGGCCGCAACTACGGCTGGCCGGTGATTACCTATGGTGAGAACTATGGCGGCGGCAAGATCGGCGACGGCATCACGGCCAAGGAGGGCATGGAGCAGCCGCTGCACTATTGGGTGCCGTCGATTGCCCCGTCGGGCATGGCCTTTCTGAGCAGCGACCGCTATGGCGCGGGGTGGAAGGGCAATCTGTTCGTTGGATCGCTCAAGTTCGGCTATCTCGACCGTATCGAGTTGAAGGACGGCAAGGTTGTCGCCGAGCACAAGCTGCTGGCCGACGGCAGGGCACGCATTCGCGATGTGAAGCAGGGCCCCGACGGTTGGCTGTACGTGCTGACCGACGAATCCGAGGGCAAGCTGCTGCGCCTGCGGCCGAACTGA
- a CDS encoding alpha/beta fold hydrolase, translating to MRIFSTRHPPAGRHFPALSLCAALLVAGCGGLRTAKAPLESTLEKSTCTSNADTLLVLLPGAHSHPDEFTREGFITALNDNRLAVDVMRVDAHLGYYNDKTILDRLSADVMAPARSRGYKSIWIAGISVGGFGGLLYAQTRPGELAGLVAIAPYLGERALSLDIANAGGLARWTGPLGDPPGSDLRTPNETQLWQWLRGYVGTTATFGARPPLYLGYGLDDRFAFSHRLLAAALPADRVFTTEGGHDWPEWMRLWRRMLPTLPLPGCPG from the coding sequence ATGCGGATCTTTTCGACGCGGCACCCGCCGGCCGGGCGCCATTTCCCGGCCCTGAGCCTGTGCGCGGCGCTTCTGGTCGCCGGCTGCGGCGGCCTGCGCACGGCCAAGGCACCGCTGGAAAGCACGCTCGAAAAGAGCACCTGCACATCGAACGCCGACACGCTGCTGGTGCTGCTGCCCGGCGCGCATTCGCACCCGGACGAATTCACGCGCGAGGGTTTCATCACGGCACTGAACGACAACAGGCTCGCGGTGGACGTGATGCGGGTCGATGCGCACCTGGGTTACTACAACGACAAGACCATCCTCGACCGCCTGAGCGCGGACGTGATGGCGCCGGCACGCAGCAGGGGCTACAAGTCGATCTGGATCGCCGGCATCTCGGTCGGGGGTTTCGGCGGGCTGCTCTATGCGCAAACCCGCCCCGGCGAGTTGGCCGGCCTCGTCGCCATCGCGCCCTATCTCGGAGAACGCGCGCTCAGCCTGGACATCGCCAATGCGGGAGGCCTGGCCCGCTGGACCGGGCCGCTGGGCGACCCGCCTGGCAGCGACTTGCGAACGCCGAACGAGACCCAGCTGTGGCAATGGCTGCGCGGTTATGTCGGCACCACCGCCACCTTCGGTGCGCGCCCGCCGCTCTACCTGGGCTACGGCCTCGACGACCGCTTTGCCTTCAGCCATCGGCTGCTGGCGGCGGCGCTGCCCGCAGACCGTGTGTTCACGACCGAAGGCGGCCATGACTGGCCCGAGTGGATGCGGCTCTGGCGCCGCATGCTGCCCACGCTACCTCTGCCGGGCTGCCCCGGCTGA
- a CDS encoding isochorismatase family protein, with amino-acid sequence MLLDASQSQLVLVDYQARLMPAIFEADAVAQNAVRLGKMARLFEVPVWGTEHNPSKLGETVPDIRALYKRTLPKMHFSGMEEGLGEWLRVPPKAPQGNARSLPKHLQKPAAAAEERNTIVIAGCEAHVCLLQTALDLLEDEFEVWVVTDACSSRAERNRDAAFDRLAGAGAELVTTEMVGFEWLRTAEHPAFDELLKIVR; translated from the coding sequence ATGCTGCTCGACGCCTCGCAATCCCAACTCGTGCTGGTCGACTACCAGGCGCGGCTGATGCCTGCGATCTTCGAGGCCGATGCCGTGGCGCAGAACGCCGTGCGCCTGGGCAAGATGGCGCGCCTGTTCGAAGTGCCGGTCTGGGGCACCGAGCACAACCCGTCGAAGCTCGGCGAGACCGTGCCCGACATTCGTGCGCTGTACAAGCGAACCTTGCCCAAGATGCATTTCAGCGGCATGGAGGAAGGCCTTGGCGAGTGGCTGCGCGTGCCGCCCAAGGCACCGCAGGGCAACGCCCGCAGCCTGCCGAAGCACCTGCAGAAGCCCGCCGCCGCGGCCGAAGAGCGCAACACCATCGTGATTGCCGGCTGCGAGGCGCACGTGTGCCTGCTGCAGACCGCACTCGATCTCCTGGAAGACGAATTCGAGGTGTGGGTGGTGACCGACGCCTGCAGCTCCCGCGCCGAGCGCAACCGCGACGCTGCCTTCGACCGGCTGGCCGGCGCCGGCGCCGAGCTGGTGACCACCGAGATGGTCGGCTTCGAATGGCTGCGCACGGCCGAGCACCCCGCGTTCGACGAGTTGCTGAAGATCGTTCGATAG